A single region of the Corticium candelabrum chromosome 15, ooCorCand1.1, whole genome shotgun sequence genome encodes:
- the LOC134191192 gene encoding uncharacterized protein LOC134191192, with protein sequence MSDIQDHFNVLIVCALESELQAAKAVLENGTNSKFERKYTHPRNLSSLNVRVCEGWNSTEMKVGMAAQTEMGGIECQKLLSKLAKYFTANVLVMTGICAGDENKYGHVEHDCVFVATRTTVESGGKVTEGGIYQPRAQYCGLDGGIHASVNELVNGPSVWLEYIPENAIRPSPSYLQQLILDIVSKSGENGITKKDLLGKLTDMKLPGMTTMGDYDSAMIYDGVLDSMLQQKSPWVSRTVKYSYNATDEGEKYSADEYPFPREDKIKAITDCMVSIPHVNLNLKAELKAIKERVASRDVKAVDMEAHMFMEQAILTSLRDREYRGKQLS encoded by the coding sequence ATGTCGGATATTCAAGATCATTTCAACGTTCTCATCGTTTGCGCTTTGGAGTCAGAGCTGCAGGCCGCCAAAGCAGTTCTAGAAAACGGAACGAACAGCAAGTTCGAACGCAAATACACACATCCCAGGAATCTCAGCAGCCTCAACGTGAGAGTGTGTGAAGGATGGAATTCTACTGAGATGAAGGTGGGCATGGCCGCACAAACAGAGATGGGAGGAATTGAGTGTCAAAAGCTGCTCTCCAAACTCGCCAAATACTTCACGGCTAACGTGTTGGTGATGACGGGCATTTGTGCCGGAGATGAGAATAAATACGGTCACGTGGAGCACGactgtgtttttgttgctacTCGAACGACAGTAGAGAGCGGTGGGAAAGTCACAGAAGGCGGCATCTACCAACCAAGAGCACAATACTGCGGACTTGACGGAGGGATCCATGCCTCTGTTAATGAATTGGTTAATGGTCCCAGTGTCTGGTTAGAGTACATTCCAGAAAATGCTATTCGCCCCAGTCCTAGTTATCTTCAACAACTTATCCTAGACATTGTGTCCAAGAGTGGAGAGAACGGCATTACCAAGAAGGACCTACTAGGCAAGTTGACAGACATGAAATTACCTGGAATGACTACAATGGGCGACTATGACTCTGCAATGATCTATGATGGAGTTCTGGACAGCATGCTACAACAGAAATCTCCTTGGGTATCTCGAACAGTAAAATATAGCTACAATGCCACTGATGAAGGAGAAAAGTATTCAGCAGATGAATATCCGTTTCCACGTGAAGATAAGATCAAAGCTATCACTGATTGCATGGTCTCCATACCACACGTCAATTTGAACCTGAAGGCAGAGTTGAAGGCTATAAAAGAACGCGTAGCTAGCAGAGATGTTAAGGCAGTAGACATGGAGGCTCACATGTTTATGGAACAAGCCATATTGACATCTTTGCGAGACAGGGAGTACCGGGGAAAGCAATTGTCATGA